A single window of uncultured Methanospirillum sp. DNA harbors:
- a CDS encoding MTAP family purine nucleoside phosphorylase, which yields MLGIIGGTSLLEFSFGDLNKKIVHTPYGSSEVLLGTGIALLLRHQNRCAPHQIAYRAHMSALAVLGVDRIVAIGSTGSLQSSIPPGSLVIPDDYISLSASSTIFNHSIGHVSPEFSRDLISRLAEAVPDARIGGTYIQTDGPRIETAAEIRWMAGIADLVGMTVASEATIARELDIPLAAICTVDNYANGIASEEVTYDQIVANARLYKERTGSMLQAIISRCA from the coding sequence ATGCTGGGAATTATTGGTGGAACATCACTTCTTGAGTTCTCATTCGGGGATTTGAATAAAAAAATAGTCCATACTCCGTATGGATCGTCAGAGGTTCTTCTGGGAACTGGTATTGCGCTTCTCCTCAGACACCAGAACAGGTGTGCTCCTCATCAGATCGCGTATCGTGCTCATATGTCAGCCCTTGCCGTTCTTGGAGTGGACCGGATTGTTGCCATAGGTTCAACCGGATCACTCCAGTCCTCTATCCCACCAGGTAGTCTGGTTATTCCTGATGATTACATCTCCCTTTCCGCATCTTCAACCATATTCAACCACTCCATAGGACATGTCAGTCCTGAGTTTTCGCGTGATCTGATCAGCCGTCTTGCTGAAGCAGTGCCCGATGCCCGTATTGGTGGTACCTATATTCAGACCGATGGCCCACGGATAGAGACCGCGGCTGAGATAAGATGGATGGCTGGGATCGCGGATCTCGTTGGTATGACTGTTGCATCAGAAGCAACAATAGCCCGGGAACTTGACATTCCCCTGGCTGCAATCTGTACTGTTGATAACTATGCAAACGGTATAGCAAGTGAAGAGGTCACCTACGATCAGATCGTTGCGAATGCCAGGTTATACAAAGAGCGAACCGGCTCGATGCTTCAGGCTATCATCTCCCGGTGTGCCTGA
- a CDS encoding GNAT family N-acetyltransferase: MITLTTKRLELIPVTAELCYADLHSRNEFSSHLRARVPDSWPPALLPPETLKEFIELLTAEGGSRLYAYYWVRTGIISDDRVLIGSGGFVLGPDSIPELGYSVLEEFQRQGYATEAVHVMISQVRKNPDIAGIKACTFPSLIGSIRVLEKSGFVLTGNGSEEGSIAYWLNL, encoded by the coding sequence ATGATCACACTCACTACAAAACGACTTGAACTCATTCCCGTCACTGCTGAACTCTGTTATGCCGATCTACACTCCCGCAATGAATTCAGTTCCCATCTGCGTGCCCGGGTGCCTGACTCGTGGCCCCCTGCTCTGCTTCCTCCGGAGACTCTGAAAGAGTTTATTGAACTGCTGACAGCTGAAGGAGGGAGCAGGTTATATGCGTACTACTGGGTAAGAACCGGGATTATATCGGATGACCGGGTTCTTATCGGGAGTGGTGGGTTTGTGCTTGGCCCGGATAGTATTCCCGAGCTCGGATACTCTGTCCTTGAAGAATTTCAGAGGCAGGGGTATGCAACAGAAGCTGTACATGTGATGATTAGTCAGGTCCGAAAAAATCCTGATATTGCCGGCATCAAAGCCTGTACATTCCCTTCTCTTATCGGATCAATCCGCGTTCTTGAAAAGAGCGGGTTCGTTCTGACAGGGAATGGTTCTGAAGAAGGTTCGATAGCCTATTGGCTGAATCTTTAA
- the nth gene encoding endonuclease III: MDSSVHCTIFRLLSNEYDLDSSRDEFLHFENPYQILIATILSAQTTDRTVNLVTKELFTRYPDPASLSVAHQEDVESIIHPTGFYRAKSRNIIAAARTLMSSFGGKVPDEINKLITLPGVGRKTANIVIHHGFGRADGIAVDTHVGRLSGRLGLSDHQDPNQIEQDLLKLFPREVWGDINGLFILHGRKICQARKPACSLCVLSSLCRFASSSH, encoded by the coding sequence ATGGATTCTTCTGTGCATTGCACGATCTTCCGCCTCCTGTCCAATGAGTATGATCTTGATTCATCACGTGATGAATTTCTTCATTTTGAAAATCCCTATCAGATCCTCATCGCGACTATTCTTTCAGCCCAGACTACGGATCGGACTGTAAATCTGGTAACAAAAGAACTCTTTACACGATATCCTGATCCTGCTTCACTTTCTGTTGCCCATCAGGAGGATGTGGAATCCATCATTCACCCAACCGGGTTTTACCGGGCGAAATCCCGCAACATCATCGCTGCAGCCCGGACTCTGATGAGTTCATTTGGCGGAAAGGTTCCTGATGAGATCAATAAGCTGATAACGCTCCCTGGTGTTGGTCGAAAGACTGCAAACATCGTGATTCATCACGGGTTTGGCAGGGCAGACGGGATTGCCGTGGATACTCATGTGGGACGACTATCTGGAAGGCTTGGCCTCTCTGATCACCAAGATCCCAACCAGATTGAGCAGGATCTTCTGAAGTTGTTCCCAAGAGAGGTCTGGGGTGATATCAACGGCTTGTTTATTCTCCACGGCAGAAAGATATGTCAGGCCAGGAAACCAGCCTGCAGCCTGTGTGTTCTCTCTTCGCTCTGCAGGTTTGCATCATCATCTCATTAA
- the pyrH gene encoding UMP kinase → MSTIVLSLGGSILMPGLDSPNIKPYIPVLEKIASIHRLFVVVGGGGEARRYITVARSLGVDDASADELGILVTRLNATLLVQALKDSAWPKVVENHTEALAAAESGKIVVMGGVTPGQTTDAVAAVLAERSRASVFFNLTSVDGIYSADPRSDSSAERYEMITPARLLEIVVHQQAVAGMNTVMDVVAVKMVERCGIPLIVLDGRDPVALLNAVEAGICRGTVVSREGVSPLPLT, encoded by the coding sequence ATGTCCACCATTGTTCTGTCTCTGGGTGGTTCGATCCTCATGCCTGGGCTCGACTCACCTAATATTAAACCTTATATCCCTGTTCTTGAGAAAATTGCATCAATTCATCGTCTTTTTGTTGTGGTGGGCGGCGGCGGTGAGGCTCGACGCTATATTACTGTTGCACGATCACTTGGTGTCGATGATGCATCTGCCGATGAACTTGGAATTCTCGTTACCCGGCTAAATGCCACCCTCCTGGTTCAGGCACTGAAAGATTCTGCCTGGCCAAAGGTGGTTGAGAATCATACCGAAGCGCTTGCCGCGGCTGAGTCAGGAAAGATCGTTGTCATGGGTGGTGTTACTCCTGGTCAGACCACCGATGCAGTTGCTGCGGTCCTGGCAGAACGCTCCCGGGCCTCTGTGTTTTTTAATCTGACATCGGTAGATGGGATCTACTCTGCAGATCCGAGAAGTGATTCTTCGGCGGAACGGTATGAGATGATCACCCCTGCAAGACTTCTTGAGATTGTGGTTCATCAGCAGGCAGTGGCTGGAATGAATACCGTCATGGATGTCGTTGCAGTAAAGATGGTTGAACGGTGCGGTATCCCGTTGATCGTGCTTGACGGGAGAGACCCTGTAGCGCTTCTCAATGCTGTTGAGGCTGGTATCTGCAGGGGAACTGTTGTAAGCAGAGAGGGAGTGAGCCCGCTTCCGCTCACATAA
- the amrS gene encoding AmmeMemoRadiSam system radical SAM enzyme, with amino-acid sequence MSGSYFQEKEALQYTTGPDDSVRCSLCNHRCHIPDQKTGRCGVRTNHKGRLIAGTYARVSAEAIDPIEKKPLNHFLPGTLSYSLGSIGCNFSCTHCQNWHISQPDHIDRPLQMILPEEAVRRAQTHGCASISWTYNEPTLWYEYTRDMGVLAHREGMKTIYVTNGYMTEEALSELAPDLDAWRVDLKAFSDEFYRSVCKARLQPVLDTTMRAKELGLHIETVTLVIPGLNDSMEEMGDLIDWVITNLGPDTPMHFTRFHPDFRMTERPATPIRALEKIYEHAKEKGIRYPYLGNVGGHRYEHTYCPECGEIVINRAGYSVHTENLNGTHCAHCGEPIAVIMNR; translated from the coding sequence ATGAGTGGATCATATTTCCAGGAGAAAGAAGCACTTCAATATACAACCGGACCAGATGATTCAGTGAGATGCTCACTCTGCAATCACCGATGTCATATTCCTGATCAGAAGACAGGACGGTGCGGAGTCAGGACAAACCACAAAGGCAGACTTATCGCAGGCACATATGCCCGTGTCTCGGCAGAGGCAATCGATCCCATCGAGAAGAAACCCCTGAATCACTTTCTACCAGGAACACTCTCATACTCCCTTGGGAGCATCGGTTGTAACTTCTCCTGCACACACTGCCAGAACTGGCATATTTCACAGCCGGACCATATCGACAGACCGCTTCAGATGATTCTTCCTGAAGAAGCAGTCAGAAGAGCACAGACTCATGGCTGTGCATCAATTTCATGGACATATAATGAACCTACCTTGTGGTATGAGTATACAAGGGATATGGGAGTCCTCGCTCACCGCGAAGGCATGAAGACGATCTACGTGACCAACGGGTACATGACCGAGGAAGCACTGAGTGAACTGGCCCCGGATCTTGATGCATGGAGGGTGGATCTCAAAGCTTTTTCTGATGAGTTCTACCGATCGGTGTGCAAGGCACGTCTGCAGCCGGTACTTGATACAACAATGCGGGCAAAAGAACTCGGGCTCCATATCGAGACTGTAACCCTGGTAATACCGGGCCTGAATGACAGCATGGAGGAGATGGGAGACCTGATTGACTGGGTTATCACAAATCTCGGACCTGACACACCGATGCATTTTACCAGGTTCCACCCCGATTTCCGCATGACTGAAAGGCCGGCTACACCGATAAGAGCCCTTGAAAAGATCTACGAACATGCTAAGGAAAAAGGGATCAGGTATCCTTACCTTGGAAACGTGGGGGGGCACAGGTATGAGCATACCTACTGCCCGGAATGTGGAGAGATCGTGATCAACCGGGCAGGATATTCTGTACATACTGAGAACCTGAATGGAACCCATTGTGCCCACTGCGGTGAACCAATCGCCGTGATCATGAACAGATGA
- a CDS encoding Mut7-C RNAse domain-containing protein: MTEGPSEPRFICDRMVGSLCRFLRLLGYDTLNANDLPPGNLKEDTILLITAGTENRILLTRDAELAHRDQDQVLYLTGERLEDQIRDLIMEGLIVPDLRLTRCSVCNTLLIPASEATPGVCMKEIQEIIPSSPLEADKITWCPYCKKAYWEGSHTRKMREQIHQISFLREDGRTSA; encoded by the coding sequence ATGACAGAAGGGCCTTCAGAACCGAGGTTTATCTGTGACCGGATGGTTGGATCGCTCTGCAGGTTTCTTCGTCTTCTGGGATATGACACCCTGAACGCAAATGATCTTCCTCCAGGAAACCTGAAAGAAGACACAATTCTGCTCATAACAGCCGGTACGGAGAATAGAATTCTGCTCACCAGGGATGCAGAACTTGCACACCGGGATCAGGACCAGGTTCTCTACCTTACAGGAGAGCGACTTGAAGATCAGATCAGAGATCTGATCATGGAGGGATTGATCGTACCCGATCTCAGGCTTACCCGCTGCTCGGTATGTAATACCCTCCTTATCCCGGCATCAGAAGCAACCCCCGGCGTGTGCATGAAAGAAATTCAGGAGATCATACCAAGCTCTCCACTTGAAGCTGATAAGATAACCTGGTGTCCGTATTGCAAAAAGGCGTACTGGGAGGGGTCACATACCAGGAAAATGAGAGAACAGATCCATCAGATCTCCTTTTTGAGGGAGGATGGAAGGACCAGTGCATGA
- a CDS encoding winged helix-turn-helix domain-containing protein has translation MHQRLVLQYLPKPDRKDLKQEAYWLCDTLGLSSGRDVEDLSIRIVLSLLEESSRREGIASEQLAELLGITTGRVNHHIRNLSRSGVIYRNRRLIHLRGRSMRDSVQELRKDADRIFDELEKVASEIDTMMGLPGSVRSVAESHALVLPSSLKKEI, from the coding sequence ATGCATCAGCGCTTAGTTCTTCAATATCTACCAAAGCCAGATCGTAAAGATCTGAAGCAGGAGGCCTATTGGCTCTGTGACACCCTTGGTCTTTCATCAGGTCGTGATGTTGAAGATTTATCAATACGGATTGTGCTGAGTCTTCTTGAGGAGTCGTCAAGAAGGGAAGGAATAGCCTCAGAACAGCTTGCAGAACTTCTAGGAATCACAACCGGGAGGGTTAACCACCACATCCGCAACCTCTCACGTTCAGGGGTGATCTACCGGAACCGTAGGCTCATTCACCTTCGTGGGAGAAGTATGCGTGACTCAGTTCAGGAACTGCGTAAGGATGCTGACCGGATATTTGACGAACTTGAAAAAGTGGCGTCAGAGATAGACACCATGATGGGGCTGCCTGGATCAGTCCGGAGTGTAGCAGAGTCTCATGCACTGGTCCTTCCATCCTCCCTCAAAAAGGAGATCTGA
- the groES gene encoding co-chaperone GroES, giving the protein MSITPIGPRVLIKPSKQEEKTKGGIYIPESAKEKKKQGDVIAVGTFEDGKDLPLKAGDKVIYGGYSQEEVEFEKEDYVIVEFKNIVAKFD; this is encoded by the coding sequence ATGTCGATTACACCTATCGGACCACGGGTTTTAATCAAGCCCTCTAAACAGGAAGAAAAAACCAAGGGTGGCATCTATATCCCTGAATCAGCAAAGGAAAAGAAGAAACAGGGAGACGTCATTGCAGTCGGTACCTTCGAGGACGGAAAAGACCTCCCACTCAAAGCCGGAGACAAGGTCATCTACGGTGGATACAGCCAGGAAGAGGTTGAGTTTGAGAAGGAAGACTACGTAATAGTCGAGTTCAAGAATATCGTCGCTAAGTTTGACTGA
- the groL gene encoding chaperonin GroEL (60 kDa chaperone family; promotes refolding of misfolded polypeptides especially under stressful conditions; forms two stacked rings of heptamers to form a barrel-shaped 14mer; ends can be capped by GroES; misfolded proteins enter the barrel where they are refolded when GroES binds) — protein sequence MATKQIMFSENARHALLEGVNKVANTVKITLGPKGRNVVLDKPAGPVVTNDGVTIAKEIELKDKFENMGAKLIKEVASKTQDTTGDGTTTATVLAQAMITEGIKNITAGANPIEIKKGIDRAVETVVADLKSKTIEVKDKDTIKRIAVISANNDEEIGGLISDAMEKVGYNGVITVENSKTLDTNLEHVEGMQFDRGYISPYMVTDQERRVVEFDEPLILLTDKKISSVKMLVPVLEMVASTGKPLLIIADDIDGEAQTALILNIIRGAIKVCGVKAPEFGDVRKDMLEDLAILTGATVITETRNLNLEDVTMDMLGQARAIKVDQDKTTVVGGKGKKSDIEARKKLIESQLNVAEKKYDKTTLQNRLAKLGGGVAVIKAGAATETEVKEKKMRIDDALNATKAAVEEGYVPGGGVTLFRAAKSLDTLKIEDEQMIGVNIVRRSLEEPLRQIASNAGREGAEVISTIKANKSESFGYNAKKDTYEDLLAAGVLDPTKVVRSGLQNAASIAGMLLTTEAVVAEFDDEKDKMSNAIII from the coding sequence ATGGCAACCAAACAGATTATGTTCAGCGAGAACGCCCGTCACGCACTGCTTGAGGGTGTTAACAAGGTCGCAAATACCGTAAAGATCACACTCGGCCCGAAAGGACGCAATGTTGTTCTTGACAAACCGGCTGGCCCGGTTGTCACCAATGATGGTGTCACCATCGCCAAGGAGATCGAGCTGAAAGACAAGTTCGAGAACATGGGTGCCAAGTTGATCAAGGAGGTCGCCTCCAAGACTCAGGACACCACCGGAGACGGAACTACTACTGCAACCGTTCTTGCCCAGGCAATGATCACCGAGGGTATCAAGAACATCACAGCAGGTGCAAACCCAATCGAGATCAAGAAGGGTATTGACCGGGCTGTTGAGACCGTTGTAGCAGACCTCAAGAGCAAGACGATCGAGGTCAAGGACAAGGACACCATCAAGCGTATCGCTGTCATCTCTGCAAACAACGACGAGGAGATCGGTGGGCTGATCTCTGACGCGATGGAGAAGGTCGGATACAACGGCGTCATCACCGTCGAGAACTCCAAGACCCTTGACACCAACCTCGAGCATGTTGAAGGTATGCAGTTCGACCGCGGGTACATCTCTCCTTACATGGTCACCGATCAGGAGCGCCGTGTTGTCGAGTTCGACGAACCACTGATCCTTCTGACTGACAAGAAGATCAGCAGCGTGAAGATGCTCGTCCCTGTTCTTGAAATGGTCGCATCCACCGGAAAGCCACTGCTGATCATCGCAGATGACATTGATGGAGAGGCACAGACCGCACTTATCCTGAACATCATCCGTGGAGCCATCAAGGTCTGTGGAGTCAAGGCGCCAGAGTTCGGAGATGTCAGGAAGGACATGCTCGAAGACCTCGCCATCCTCACCGGTGCAACCGTCATCACTGAGACCAGAAACCTGAACCTTGAGGATGTTACCATGGACATGCTCGGACAGGCACGGGCAATCAAGGTTGACCAGGACAAGACAACCGTTGTCGGTGGAAAAGGCAAGAAGAGCGACATCGAGGCACGGAAGAAACTGATCGAATCCCAACTCAATGTTGCAGAGAAGAAGTACGACAAAACCACCCTTCAGAACAGGCTCGCTAAGCTCGGAGGCGGTGTTGCTGTCATTAAGGCAGGAGCAGCAACCGAGACTGAGGTCAAAGAGAAGAAGATGCGTATCGATGATGCACTGAATGCAACCAAGGCAGCAGTCGAGGAAGGATACGTTCCCGGCGGTGGTGTCACACTCTTCCGTGCAGCAAAGTCACTTGACACGCTGAAGATCGAAGACGAGCAGATGATCGGTGTAAACATCGTCAGACGTTCACTTGAAGAGCCGCTCCGCCAGATCGCAAGCAACGCAGGCCGCGAAGGTGCAGAGGTCATCTCAACGATCAAGGCAAACAAGAGCGAGTCATTCGGATACAACGCCAAGAAGGATACGTATGAAGACCTTCTCGCAGCAGGTGTCCTCGACCCGACCAAGGTTGTCAGATCAGGTCTCCAGAACGCTGCCTCAATTGCAGGAATGCTCCTGACAACAGAAGCAGTTGTTGCCGAGTTTGATGATGAGAAGGACAAGATGTCCAACGCAATCATCATCTAA